One region of Alosa sapidissima isolate fAloSap1 chromosome 1, fAloSap1.pri, whole genome shotgun sequence genomic DNA includes:
- the trim2a gene encoding tripartite motif-containing protein 2 isoform X2 produces the protein MASEGAATLPSPVVRQIDKQFLICSICLDRYDNPKVLPCLHTFCERCLQNYIPAHSLTLSCPVCRQTSILPEKGVSALQSNFFITNLMDVLQRSPDSSSDESSTLDNISAVATGQPLSCPNHAGNVMEFYCPPCETAMCEECTSGEHAEHPTVPLKDVLEQHKASLQDQLDAVKSRLPEIDTALQVLSDILQKLTHQKASIEEDIHATFDELQKTLNVRKSVLLMELEVNYGLKQKVLQAQLDSLLSGQEGISSSCSFTEQALSHGSEAEVLLVKKQMSERLRELANQELPLQPEENNQLDFLVETEGLKKSIHNLGAIVTTNAVAAETVATGDGLRQCVVGRPSSVTVTTKDKDGELCQMGSACLAAELASPDGGLADSGEVLDHKNGTYEFLYTAPREGRYTLSLRLYDQHIKGSPFTIRATKSTDLLLNANAVDGTKKRLKSPGSGHVKQRAIKRPASMYSTGKRKENPIEDDLMFRIGTKGRNKGEFTNLQGVAASSLGKVLIADSNNQCVQIFSNDGLFKSRFGVRGRSPGQLQRPTGVAVHPNGDIIIADYDNKWVSIFSSEGKFKAKIGSGKLMGPKGVSVDRNGHIIVVDNKACCVFIFQTNGKLVTKFGSRGNGDKQFAGPHFAAVNQNNEIIVTDFHNHSVKVFNPEGEFLLKFGSNGEGNGQFNAPTGVAVDINGNIIVADWGNSRIQVFDGSGSFLSYINTSADPLYGPQGLALTSDGHVVVADSGNHCFKVYRYLQ, from the exons ATGGCCAGTGAAGGTGCTGCTACCCTCCCCAGCCCTGTGGTGCGTCAGATTGACAAGCAGTTCCTGATTTGCAGCATATGCCTCGATCGCTACGACAACCCCAAAGTCCTCCCCTGTCTCCACACCTTCTGTGAAAG GTGTCTGCAGAACTACATCCCGGCTCACAGTCTCACACTGTCGTGTCCTGTGTGCCGGCAGACGTCCATCCTGCCAGAGAAGGGTGTGTCCGCGCTGCAGAGCAACTTCTTCATCACCAACCTGATGGACGTCCTGCAGCGCAGCCCCGACAGCAGCAGTGACGAGAGCAGCACCCTCGACAACATCAGTGCTGTGGCCACCGGACAGCCCCTCTCCTGCCCCAACCATGCAGGCAAC GTGATGGAGTTCTATTGTCCTCCGTGCGAGACGGCCATGTGCGAGGAGTGCACGAGCGGCGAGCACGCTGAGCACCCCACCGTCCCACTCAAGGACGTGCTGGAGCAGCACAAGGCCTCGCTGCAGGACCAGCTGGACGCTGTCAAGAGCAG GCTCCCTGAGATCGACACGGCCCTGCAGGTTCTCTCAGACATCCTGCAGAAGCTGACCCACCAGAAGGCCTCTATAGAGGAGGACATCCACGCAACGTTTGACGAGCTGCAGAAAACGCTCAACGTGCGCAAGAGCGTGCTTCTCATGGAGCTGGAGGTCAACTATGGGCTCAAACAGAAG GTACTGCAGGCCCAGCTGGACTCGCTGTTGTCGGGGCAGGAGGgcatcagcagcagctgcagcttCACGGAGCAGGCGCTGAGCCACGGCTCCGAGGCCGAGGTGCTGCTCGTCAAGAAGCAGATGAGCGAGCGCCTGCGCGAGCTGGCCAATCAGGAGCTCCCGCTGCAGCCCGAGGAGAACAACCAGCTGGACTTCCTGGTGGAGACGGAGGGCCTGAAAAAGTCCATCCACAACCTGGGCGCCATCGTCACCACCAACGCTGTCGCTGCGGAAACGGTTGCCACTGGCGACGGTCTGCGGCAGTGTGTGGTTGGGCGCCCCTCCTCCGTCACCGTGACAACCAAGGACAAGGATGGGGAGTTGTGCCAGATGGGCAGCGCGTGCCTGGCGGCGGAGTTGGCGTCTCCGGACGGGGGGCTGGCTGACAGTGGCGAGGTGCTGGACCACAAGAACGGCACCTACGAGTTCCTGTACACGGCGCCGCGTGAAGGCCGCTACACGCTCTCGCTGCGCCTCTACGACCAGCACATCAAGGGCAGCCCCTTCACCATCCGGGCAACCAAGTCCACCGACCTCCTGCTCAACGCCAACGCGGTGGACGGCACTAAGAAGCGCCTGAAGTCGCCGGGCAGCGGGCATGTGAAGCAGCGTGCCATCAAACGGCCCGCCAGCATGTACAGCACGGGCAAGAGGAAAGAGAACCCCATCGAGGATGACCTTATGTTCCGCATCG GTACAAAGGGAAGAAATAAAGGTGAATTTACCAACCTGCAGGGAGTTGCAGCATCTTCACTGGGCAAAGTCTTAATTGCAGACAGCAACAATCAGTGTGTTCAG ATATTTTCAAATGATGGACTGTTTAAAAGCCGTTTTGGAGTACGAGGACGGTCACCGGGGCAACTACAGCGACCCACAGGTGTTGCAGTTCACCCAAATGGTGACATCATCATTGCTGACTATGACAACAAGTGGGTCAGCATCTTTTCAAgtgaggggaaattcaag GCAAAAATTGGCTCTGGGAAGCTGATGGGACCAAAGGGTGTGTCCGTAGACCGCAACGGCCACATCATCGTCGTGGACAACAAGGCCTGCTGTGTTTTCATCTTCCAGACCAACGGCAAACTGGTCACCAAGTTTGGAAGCCGTGGCAATGGAGACAAACAGTTTGCAG GCCCACATTTTGCTGCAGTGAATCAGAACAATGAAATAATTGTGACTGACTTCCACAACCATTCTGTGAAG GTATTTAATCCAGAGGGAGAGTTTCTACTGAAGTTTGGGTCCAATGGTGAAGGAAATGGACAGTTTAATGCCCCTACAGGGGTGGCAGTAGACATCAATGGCAATATCATAGTGGCAGACTGGGGCAATAGCCGGATACAG GTGTTTGATGGCAGTGGCTCCTTCCTGTCCTACATCAACACATCGGCGGACCCTCTGTATGGCCCTCAGGGTCTGGCCCTCACCTCTGATGGCCATGTTGTGGTGGCGGACTCTGGGAACCATTGTTTCAAAGTGTACCGCTACCTGCAGTGA
- the trim2a gene encoding tripartite motif-containing protein 2 isoform X1: MPVHRRGHNLYSGVGRETAGLQCQGFRMASEGAATLPSPVVRQIDKQFLICSICLDRYDNPKVLPCLHTFCERCLQNYIPAHSLTLSCPVCRQTSILPEKGVSALQSNFFITNLMDVLQRSPDSSSDESSTLDNISAVATGQPLSCPNHAGNVMEFYCPPCETAMCEECTSGEHAEHPTVPLKDVLEQHKASLQDQLDAVKSRLPEIDTALQVLSDILQKLTHQKASIEEDIHATFDELQKTLNVRKSVLLMELEVNYGLKQKVLQAQLDSLLSGQEGISSSCSFTEQALSHGSEAEVLLVKKQMSERLRELANQELPLQPEENNQLDFLVETEGLKKSIHNLGAIVTTNAVAAETVATGDGLRQCVVGRPSSVTVTTKDKDGELCQMGSACLAAELASPDGGLADSGEVLDHKNGTYEFLYTAPREGRYTLSLRLYDQHIKGSPFTIRATKSTDLLLNANAVDGTKKRLKSPGSGHVKQRAIKRPASMYSTGKRKENPIEDDLMFRIGTKGRNKGEFTNLQGVAASSLGKVLIADSNNQCVQIFSNDGLFKSRFGVRGRSPGQLQRPTGVAVHPNGDIIIADYDNKWVSIFSSEGKFKAKIGSGKLMGPKGVSVDRNGHIIVVDNKACCVFIFQTNGKLVTKFGSRGNGDKQFAGPHFAAVNQNNEIIVTDFHNHSVKVFNPEGEFLLKFGSNGEGNGQFNAPTGVAVDINGNIIVADWGNSRIQVFDGSGSFLSYINTSADPLYGPQGLALTSDGHVVVADSGNHCFKVYRYLQ, translated from the exons ggtgtgggCAGAGAGACTGCTGGACTCCAGTGCCAGGGCTTTAGGATGGCCAGTGAAGGTGCTGCTACCCTCCCCAGCCCTGTGGTGCGTCAGATTGACAAGCAGTTCCTGATTTGCAGCATATGCCTCGATCGCTACGACAACCCCAAAGTCCTCCCCTGTCTCCACACCTTCTGTGAAAG GTGTCTGCAGAACTACATCCCGGCTCACAGTCTCACACTGTCGTGTCCTGTGTGCCGGCAGACGTCCATCCTGCCAGAGAAGGGTGTGTCCGCGCTGCAGAGCAACTTCTTCATCACCAACCTGATGGACGTCCTGCAGCGCAGCCCCGACAGCAGCAGTGACGAGAGCAGCACCCTCGACAACATCAGTGCTGTGGCCACCGGACAGCCCCTCTCCTGCCCCAACCATGCAGGCAAC GTGATGGAGTTCTATTGTCCTCCGTGCGAGACGGCCATGTGCGAGGAGTGCACGAGCGGCGAGCACGCTGAGCACCCCACCGTCCCACTCAAGGACGTGCTGGAGCAGCACAAGGCCTCGCTGCAGGACCAGCTGGACGCTGTCAAGAGCAG GCTCCCTGAGATCGACACGGCCCTGCAGGTTCTCTCAGACATCCTGCAGAAGCTGACCCACCAGAAGGCCTCTATAGAGGAGGACATCCACGCAACGTTTGACGAGCTGCAGAAAACGCTCAACGTGCGCAAGAGCGTGCTTCTCATGGAGCTGGAGGTCAACTATGGGCTCAAACAGAAG GTACTGCAGGCCCAGCTGGACTCGCTGTTGTCGGGGCAGGAGGgcatcagcagcagctgcagcttCACGGAGCAGGCGCTGAGCCACGGCTCCGAGGCCGAGGTGCTGCTCGTCAAGAAGCAGATGAGCGAGCGCCTGCGCGAGCTGGCCAATCAGGAGCTCCCGCTGCAGCCCGAGGAGAACAACCAGCTGGACTTCCTGGTGGAGACGGAGGGCCTGAAAAAGTCCATCCACAACCTGGGCGCCATCGTCACCACCAACGCTGTCGCTGCGGAAACGGTTGCCACTGGCGACGGTCTGCGGCAGTGTGTGGTTGGGCGCCCCTCCTCCGTCACCGTGACAACCAAGGACAAGGATGGGGAGTTGTGCCAGATGGGCAGCGCGTGCCTGGCGGCGGAGTTGGCGTCTCCGGACGGGGGGCTGGCTGACAGTGGCGAGGTGCTGGACCACAAGAACGGCACCTACGAGTTCCTGTACACGGCGCCGCGTGAAGGCCGCTACACGCTCTCGCTGCGCCTCTACGACCAGCACATCAAGGGCAGCCCCTTCACCATCCGGGCAACCAAGTCCACCGACCTCCTGCTCAACGCCAACGCGGTGGACGGCACTAAGAAGCGCCTGAAGTCGCCGGGCAGCGGGCATGTGAAGCAGCGTGCCATCAAACGGCCCGCCAGCATGTACAGCACGGGCAAGAGGAAAGAGAACCCCATCGAGGATGACCTTATGTTCCGCATCG GTACAAAGGGAAGAAATAAAGGTGAATTTACCAACCTGCAGGGAGTTGCAGCATCTTCACTGGGCAAAGTCTTAATTGCAGACAGCAACAATCAGTGTGTTCAG ATATTTTCAAATGATGGACTGTTTAAAAGCCGTTTTGGAGTACGAGGACGGTCACCGGGGCAACTACAGCGACCCACAGGTGTTGCAGTTCACCCAAATGGTGACATCATCATTGCTGACTATGACAACAAGTGGGTCAGCATCTTTTCAAgtgaggggaaattcaag GCAAAAATTGGCTCTGGGAAGCTGATGGGACCAAAGGGTGTGTCCGTAGACCGCAACGGCCACATCATCGTCGTGGACAACAAGGCCTGCTGTGTTTTCATCTTCCAGACCAACGGCAAACTGGTCACCAAGTTTGGAAGCCGTGGCAATGGAGACAAACAGTTTGCAG GCCCACATTTTGCTGCAGTGAATCAGAACAATGAAATAATTGTGACTGACTTCCACAACCATTCTGTGAAG GTATTTAATCCAGAGGGAGAGTTTCTACTGAAGTTTGGGTCCAATGGTGAAGGAAATGGACAGTTTAATGCCCCTACAGGGGTGGCAGTAGACATCAATGGCAATATCATAGTGGCAGACTGGGGCAATAGCCGGATACAG GTGTTTGATGGCAGTGGCTCCTTCCTGTCCTACATCAACACATCGGCGGACCCTCTGTATGGCCCTCAGGGTCTGGCCCTCACCTCTGATGGCCATGTTGTGGTGGCGGACTCTGGGAACCATTGTTTCAAAGTGTACCGCTACCTGCAGTGA